Proteins from one Bacteroides mediterraneensis genomic window:
- a CDS encoding DUF3440 domain-containing protein: MKKTENGKNVYELTQERLSVLFKEFDNVYVSFSGGKDSGVLLHLCIDYIRRNKLNIKLGVFFMDYEVQYDHTIEFVNRMLEQHKDILEVYRICVPFKVRTCTSMYQHYWRPWDEKLRDIWVREMPEGVMKASDFPFFHTSMWDYEFQLRFAAWLHEKKKAVRTACLVGIRTQESYNRWRTIYGGLKQQLYHKYQWSSKIANDVYNLYPIYDWKTTDVWTANGKFGWDYNRLYDLYYYAGVSLERQRVASPFISEAIESLRLYKAIEPDTWGKMIGRVNGVNFSGLYGGTRAMGHGGIKLPEGHTWKSFMEFLLSTLPEETRRGYLSKLHTSIKFWRTKGGCLSDETIAKLEEMKIPITVRNKSNYKTTKHPVMMEYLDDIDIAEFREIPTYKRMCLCILRNDYACKYMGFAVSKEEKKMKDYILQQYKKIWT; the protein is encoded by the coding sequence ATGAAAAAGACTGAAAACGGAAAGAATGTGTATGAGTTGACTCAGGAACGCTTGTCTGTTTTGTTTAAGGAATTTGATAATGTCTATGTGTCATTTTCTGGAGGGAAAGACAGTGGGGTGCTGCTTCATCTGTGTATAGACTATATCCGTAGAAATAAGCTGAACATCAAGCTTGGAGTGTTTTTTATGGATTATGAAGTGCAGTATGATCACACGATTGAGTTTGTCAACCGGATGTTGGAGCAGCATAAGGATATACTTGAAGTGTATCGGATTTGTGTGCCTTTTAAGGTAAGAACTTGTACGTCCATGTATCAGCATTACTGGCGCCCGTGGGATGAAAAGTTGCGGGATATCTGGGTCCGTGAGATGCCGGAAGGGGTGATGAAGGCCAGTGATTTTCCTTTTTTCCATACAAGTATGTGGGACTATGAATTTCAGTTACGCTTTGCCGCATGGTTGCATGAAAAGAAAAAGGCAGTGCGTACGGCTTGCCTGGTAGGTATCCGTACACAAGAAAGTTACAATCGTTGGCGTACGATTTATGGAGGGTTGAAGCAGCAGCTTTATCATAAATACCAATGGAGTTCAAAGATTGCGAATGATGTATATAATCTTTATCCCATTTATGATTGGAAGACCACGGACGTCTGGACGGCCAATGGAAAGTTTGGGTGGGATTATAACCGTTTATACGATTTGTATTATTACGCAGGCGTCAGTCTGGAGCGGCAACGTGTGGCCAGTCCGTTTATCAGTGAAGCCATTGAGAGCCTGCGTTTGTATAAGGCTATTGAACCAGACACTTGGGGCAAGATGATCGGACGTGTGAATGGGGTTAATTTTTCGGGGTTGTATGGCGGAACACGGGCCATGGGACATGGCGGAATCAAATTGCCGGAAGGACATACGTGGAAGTCGTTTATGGAATTCCTGCTTTCCACGCTTCCGGAAGAGACCCGAAGAGGATATCTGAGTAAGTTGCATACAAGCATTAAATTCTGGAGAACCAAGGGTGGATGCTTGAGCGATGAAACCATTGCCAAGCTGGAGGAAATGAAGATACCGATTACGGTAAGGAATAAGAGTAATTATAAAACTACCAAACATCCGGTGATGATGGAATACCTTGATGACATCGACATTGCAGAGTTTCGTGAGATTCCTACTTACAAACGGATGTGTCTGTGTATTCTCCGCAATGATTATGCGTGCAAGTATATGGGATTTGCCGTGAGCAAGGAAGAAAAGAAAATGAAAGATTATATTTTGCAACAATATAAAAAGATATGGACTTAA
- a CDS encoding ParB/RepB/Spo0J family partition protein: protein MDLKEEKSPVYNVIAVPVEKVYANDYNPNVVAPPEMKLLELSIWEDGFTMPCVCYYDKENDKYIIVDGFHRYQVLKTSKRIYEREKGMLPVVVINKDLSNRIGSTIRHNRARGTHDIGLMTHIVAELTQAGMSDKWIMKNIGMDRDELLRLKQISGLASLFADHDFSIPTPQSILPENEED from the coding sequence ATGGACTTAAAAGAAGAGAAGAGCCCGGTGTACAATGTGATAGCTGTACCGGTAGAGAAGGTGTATGCCAATGATTATAATCCGAACGTGGTGGCACCTCCAGAGATGAAATTGCTTGAATTGTCTATTTGGGAGGACGGGTTCACCATGCCTTGCGTATGCTATTATGACAAGGAGAATGATAAATACATCATTGTGGACGGTTTCCACCGTTATCAGGTGTTGAAAACCTCCAAGCGTATTTACGAACGAGAAAAAGGGATGTTACCAGTCGTAGTAATCAATAAGGACTTGTCTAACCGGATAGGTTCTACCATTCGTCATAATCGTGCAAGAGGTACTCATGATATTGGATTGATGACACACATTGTGGCCGAACTGACACAGGCCGGCATGTCGGATAAATGGATAATGAAGAACATCGGCATGGACCGGGATGAGCTGCTCCGGTTGAAACAGATTTCCGGACTGGCTTCTTTGTTTGCCGACCATGATTTTTCCATCCCCACTCCCCAGTCTATCTTGCCGGAGAATGAGGAGGATTAA
- a CDS encoding chromate transporter: MALLLLKLFYTFFKIGLFGFGGGYAMISMIQGEVVTRYGWLSSSDFTDIIAISQMTPGPIGINSATYVGYTAMVNAGYSHSIGILGSTIATLSVVLPSFILMVFISRFFLKYQRHPAVENVFRGLRPGVVGLLAAAALVLMNGENFGTDTYQIVVSILLFLAAFVASHRYKINPILLIVCSGVLGYFLY, encoded by the coding sequence ATGGCTTTATTATTACTGAAACTATTCTATACTTTTTTCAAGATAGGCTTATTCGGGTTTGGAGGCGGCTACGCCATGATTTCGATGATACAAGGAGAGGTAGTGACACGCTACGGATGGCTCAGTTCTTCCGACTTCACCGATATTATTGCCATCAGCCAGATGACTCCCGGGCCTATCGGTATCAATTCGGCTACCTACGTGGGTTATACCGCCATGGTCAATGCCGGTTACTCACACAGCATCGGCATCCTCGGATCGACCATAGCTACCCTTTCCGTGGTACTCCCTTCCTTTATCCTAATGGTCTTCATCAGCCGTTTCTTTCTGAAATACCAGAGACATCCGGCAGTAGAGAATGTGTTCAGAGGACTCCGTCCGGGAGTGGTCGGACTGCTGGCCGCCGCCGCACTGGTACTGATGAACGGGGAGAATTTCGGAACAGATACCTACCAGATTGTGGTAAGTATCCTGCTCTTCCTTGCAGCCTTCGTCGCTTCACACCGATATAAGATTAACCCGATTCTGCTGATTGTCTGCAGCGGTGTACTGGGTTATTTCCTGTATTAG
- a CDS encoding chromate transporter, with translation MNFYFRSFLIFFRIGVFTIGGGYAMVPLIEADLVDKRKWISKEDFLDLMALAQTVPGIFAVNIAIFIGYKLKGFWGAFWMALGTILPSFLIILAIALFFRQFQHVEAVERVFKGIRPAVVALIAAPTFKMAKSARINRYNIWIPVVSALLIWLIGFSPIYVIILSGLGGYLYGRYQKKYN, from the coding sequence ATGAATTTTTATTTCCGATCGTTTCTCATCTTTTTCCGTATCGGTGTCTTCACCATCGGCGGGGGCTATGCCATGGTCCCACTGATTGAAGCCGACTTGGTGGACAAACGGAAATGGATCAGCAAAGAAGACTTTTTGGACCTAATGGCTCTGGCACAAACGGTACCGGGCATCTTTGCCGTCAATATAGCCATCTTCATCGGCTATAAACTAAAAGGGTTCTGGGGAGCCTTCTGGATGGCACTGGGTACCATTCTTCCTTCCTTTCTCATCATCCTGGCCATTGCCCTTTTCTTCCGGCAATTCCAGCATGTGGAAGCAGTGGAACGTGTATTCAAGGGAATCCGTCCGGCCGTGGTGGCCCTGATTGCTGCCCCGACTTTCAAGATGGCCAAATCGGCCCGTATCAACCGATACAACATCTGGATTCCGGTGGTTTCCGCACTGCTGATATGGCTTATCGGCTTCTCCCCCATCTACGTCATTATTCTCAGCGGACTGGGAGGATACCTTTATGGACGCTACCAAAAGAAATATAATTAA
- a CDS encoding response regulator, whose amino-acid sequence MMHKYVYIICLLLSVTFAQMNAQIFQYIGIEDGLSSRRVLSLQQGEHDYIWILTHKGIDRYNGKQFTHYPLIKNGVVVSCFPNLNTLKTDKEQRVWEIGKDGLVFTLDEAQDSFQLIFDLHARFPETQNVPITCTYMDDEKNIWFCTEGHQYIYNGQNKKTYKISQKIPGKVTCITQAHGNKYFISNEQHLYSVTFQNGQLENIQKVNISPIHIIDYIYYHKPTRKLIINALLDKLFIYTPTTGELTDLGDHLKDIGVNTIIPNRKNSEEVFIATDGDGVYKLNVTQKQLSHFLEEDNESLNKMNGSIIKDIYMDRTNRIWNVIYPIGITIYSERYPQYQWYKHAPNNPNTLPNDCINGIMEDSDGDIWYATSNGVSCFNSREKKWKNYCTTEELPNYENHIFLSVCEIKPGIILAGGYMSGIFRIEKNTGKVTFHQQGKSPIRETPDKYIRGIIVDKEGVIWSGGFYSLKGFDTRTFEKQEYNSSYPITFLLERDANSLWVGTIHGLYVFDKKKKQLLPYQEKEEIGCVNAIYSTSDLQKTYVGTYGNGLFIVDNQTQEITHCRANNSGLQTNNIYSIVPDRNENLFLGTENGLSFYNRKDHTFTNWTREQGLQAANFNSTAGLHTRDGHLIFGSNEGVIILSDSLELPSSFSSHMVFSNLQIMYHPVHPMDPNSPLAKILDETNFIQLKYNQNTFSMEVSSINFDNPSSILYSWKLEGFYDQWTPPTSNGTIRYTNLSPGNYTLKVRSILLDNQQVLEEREIEILVERPFWLTFWAFLFYALLIIGAAYTFLRYQIIKRERKTSEEKINFFTHAAHDIRTPLTMIKAPLGEIMEKEKLSENGQKNIRLAMESTENLAELANNLINFQKEELYSSQTIVTEHELNHYLSTYLHQFESFAQQKDIQLSYESTFPTLQVWIDVSKMDSILRNLLSNALKYTPQGGKVSMKADANKNTWMLTISDTGIGMNKEEQKKLFKYLFRGHNATNQTNTGCGIGMLLTYRLIENHEGKITFNSTENVGTSFQLSFPIRSKNYQYKKIRPDTEKQSLSVMPSQAAGSGVISQFEVSPTQTDEYRPLILVVEDNAPLRSFIQQSLSDTYQTEGVENGKEAIEFVQERQPDLILSDIMMPVMDGREMCQRLKGNMETSHIPIILLTALGDKEHILEGLEIKADQYLVKPFDVHILKATIHTLLENRKMLRSRFRSAVTALPEEADTPIELPTTLDDEFIQKVTELVKEGLGKNFNVDTLCASVNMSRTSFYNKIKALTGIAPAEFIRNIRMQEAALMLKSQRYTVAEVSDKMGFADPKYFTDTFKKFYGVPPSIYMKKN is encoded by the coding sequence ATGATGCACAAATATGTATATATCATCTGCCTGTTGTTATCGGTCACTTTCGCGCAGATGAACGCGCAAATTTTCCAATACATCGGTATAGAGGATGGACTCAGCAGTCGGCGAGTCCTCTCGCTTCAGCAAGGAGAGCACGATTATATCTGGATTCTTACGCATAAAGGAATAGACCGCTACAACGGCAAACAATTTACTCACTATCCATTAATTAAAAACGGAGTGGTCGTCAGCTGCTTCCCGAACTTGAACACGCTCAAAACAGACAAAGAACAAAGAGTGTGGGAGATCGGGAAAGACGGGCTGGTTTTCACCCTGGACGAAGCACAGGATTCTTTCCAACTGATATTCGACCTCCACGCACGATTTCCTGAGACACAGAATGTTCCGATAACCTGCACCTACATGGATGATGAAAAAAATATCTGGTTCTGTACGGAAGGCCACCAGTACATCTATAACGGACAGAATAAAAAAACATACAAAATAAGTCAGAAGATTCCGGGAAAAGTGACTTGTATCACGCAAGCTCACGGAAACAAATACTTCATATCCAACGAACAGCATCTCTATTCTGTTACCTTTCAGAATGGACAGCTGGAAAACATCCAAAAAGTAAATATATCCCCGATTCATATCATTGACTACATATACTATCACAAGCCGACAAGGAAACTTATCATCAATGCCTTGCTCGACAAACTTTTTATTTACACGCCTACCACCGGCGAACTGACGGATTTGGGAGACCACCTGAAAGACATCGGTGTAAATACCATTATCCCCAACCGGAAAAATTCGGAAGAGGTGTTCATCGCCACCGACGGAGACGGTGTCTACAAACTCAATGTCACCCAAAAACAGCTCTCGCATTTTCTGGAGGAAGACAATGAAAGTTTGAACAAAATGAACGGAAGCATCATCAAGGATATATACATGGACCGTACCAACCGGATATGGAATGTGATTTATCCGATTGGTATTACCATCTACTCGGAAAGGTATCCTCAATACCAGTGGTATAAACATGCCCCCAACAATCCCAACACGCTGCCGAACGACTGCATCAATGGAATCATGGAGGACTCGGACGGAGATATCTGGTATGCCACCAGTAACGGGGTAAGCTGTTTTAATTCCCGCGAAAAGAAATGGAAAAACTACTGTACCACTGAAGAGCTTCCGAACTATGAAAATCATATTTTCTTGTCGGTTTGCGAAATCAAGCCGGGAATCATCTTGGCCGGAGGCTATATGTCGGGGATTTTCCGTATTGAAAAAAATACGGGAAAAGTCACTTTCCACCAGCAAGGAAAGTCACCAATAAGAGAAACACCCGACAAATACATTCGTGGAATCATCGTAGACAAGGAAGGGGTCATCTGGAGCGGAGGATTCTACAGTCTGAAAGGATTCGACACCAGGACTTTCGAAAAGCAGGAGTACAATTCATCCTATCCTATCACTTTCCTGCTGGAAAGAGATGCAAATTCATTATGGGTAGGTACCATCCACGGACTGTATGTATTCGACAAGAAAAAGAAACAACTCCTGCCTTATCAGGAAAAAGAAGAAATCGGTTGTGTGAACGCCATATACAGCACTTCCGACTTGCAAAAAACGTATGTCGGCACATACGGAAACGGACTGTTCATTGTTGACAATCAGACCCAGGAAATTACTCACTGCCGGGCCAACAACAGTGGCCTGCAAACCAACAACATCTACAGCATCGTGCCCGACAGAAATGAAAACCTGTTCCTAGGAACGGAAAATGGCCTGTCTTTCTATAACCGCAAAGACCATACGTTTACCAACTGGACCCGGGAACAAGGACTTCAAGCTGCCAATTTCAATTCGACAGCTGGCCTGCATACACGCGACGGCCATCTTATCTTCGGCAGCAACGAGGGGGTGATTATCTTGTCCGACAGCTTGGAGTTACCCTCAAGTTTCTCCAGCCACATGGTGTTCTCCAATCTGCAAATCATGTACCATCCGGTGCATCCGATGGACCCTAACTCCCCTCTGGCAAAAATATTGGATGAAACCAACTTTATCCAGCTGAAATACAACCAGAACACGTTCTCCATGGAGGTGTCTTCCATCAATTTCGACAATCCGTCGAGTATCTTATACAGCTGGAAACTGGAAGGATTCTATGACCAATGGACTCCTCCTACCAGCAATGGCACCATACGCTATACCAACCTTTCACCGGGAAACTATACCCTGAAAGTACGTTCCATCCTGCTCGACAACCAGCAGGTACTGGAAGAAAGAGAGATTGAAATCCTGGTAGAACGCCCGTTCTGGCTGACGTTCTGGGCTTTCCTGTTCTATGCCCTGCTGATTATCGGAGCCGCTTATACTTTTCTACGCTACCAGATTATCAAACGGGAACGAAAGACATCGGAAGAGAAGATCAATTTCTTCACCCATGCCGCCCATGATATCCGTACCCCGCTGACCATGATCAAGGCACCTCTGGGTGAAATCATGGAAAAAGAAAAACTGAGCGAAAACGGACAGAAAAACATCAGACTGGCCATGGAAAGTACGGAAAATCTGGCAGAACTGGCCAATAACCTGATTAATTTCCAAAAGGAAGAGTTGTATTCCTCACAGACCATTGTCACGGAGCATGAACTGAACCACTACTTGAGCACGTACTTACACCAGTTTGAAAGTTTTGCCCAGCAAAAAGACATCCAGCTATCCTACGAAAGCACATTCCCTACACTACAGGTTTGGATTGACGTCAGCAAAATGGACTCCATCCTGCGCAACCTGTTATCGAATGCCCTGAAATACACTCCTCAGGGAGGCAAAGTGTCCATGAAGGCGGATGCCAACAAAAACACGTGGATGCTGACCATCTCGGACACCGGCATCGGCATGAACAAGGAAGAACAGAAAAAGCTGTTCAAGTACCTGTTCCGAGGACATAATGCGACCAACCAGACCAATACCGGTTGTGGCATCGGCATGCTGCTGACTTACCGCCTGATTGAGAACCACGAAGGAAAAATCACCTTCAACAGCACAGAGAATGTAGGCACCAGTTTCCAGCTGAGCTTCCCGATTCGGAGTAAAAATTATCAGTACAAGAAAATACGCCCTGACACGGAAAAACAAAGCCTTTCCGTCATGCCTTCTCAAGCCGCAGGAAGCGGAGTAATCTCCCAGTTCGAGGTGTCTCCCACTCAGACCGACGAATACAGACCATTGATTCTGGTGGTGGAAGACAATGCCCCTCTACGCTCTTTTATCCAGCAAAGCCTGTCGGACACTTATCAGACAGAAGGGGTGGAAAACGGAAAGGAGGCCATCGAATTTGTACAGGAAAGACAACCCGACCTGATTCTTTCAGACATTATGATGCCGGTCATGGACGGAAGGGAAATGTGCCAGCGGCTGAAAGGAAACATGGAAACCAGCCACATTCCTATCATTCTGCTCACCGCATTGGGAGACAAGGAGCACATTCTGGAAGGACTGGAAATCAAAGCCGACCAGTATCTGGTGAAACCTTTCGACGTACATATTCTGAAAGCCACCATCCATACGCTGCTTGAAAACCGGAAAATGCTCCGCAGCCGCTTCCGCTCGGCCGTCACCGCGCTGCCGGAAGAAGCCGATACTCCCATCGAACTTCCCACCACCCTGGACGACGAGTTCATTCAGAAGGTAACCGAGCTGGTTAAGGAAGGGTTGGGCAAAAACTTCAATGTAGATACGCTGTGCGCCTCTGTCAACATGAGCCGTACCAGCTTCTACAATAAAATCAAGGCACTGACAGGCATCGCTCCGGCAGAATTTATCCGGAACATCCGGATGCAGGAAGCAGCACTGATGCTGAAAAGCCAGCGCTATACCGTAGCAGAAGTTTCCGACAAGATGGGCTTTGCCGATCCGAAATATTTCACCGATACCTTCAAGAAATTTTACGGAGTGCCGCCCAGCATATACATGAAGAAAAACTAA
- the pgk gene encoding phosphoglycerate kinase, whose protein sequence is MMTIDKFNFAGKKAIVRVDFNVPLNEEGKITDDTRIRGALPTLKKILADGGALIIMSHMGKPKGKVNAKYSLSQIVDAVAAALGTPVKFAPDCAKAQDAAAALKPGEVLLLENLRFYPEEEGKPVGIEKEDPAYEDAKKEMKARQKEFAKTLASYADCYVMDAFGTAHRKHASTAVIADYFDADHKMLGYLMEKEVQAVDNVLKDIKRPFTAIMGGSKVSTKIGIIENLMDKVDNLILCGGMAFTFAKAQGGKIGNSLVEDDKLDLALDIIAKAKAKGVNLVLGCDCIAADKFANDANTQVCDDKNIPDGWMGLDAGPKTREEFKAAIKGAKTILWNGPAGVFEFDNFAGGSKAIAEAIAEATKEGAFSLIGGGDSVACINKFGMADQVSYISTGGGALLEAIEGKVLPGIAAIRGDK, encoded by the coding sequence ATGATGACTATTGACAAATTCAACTTTGCCGGCAAAAAGGCAATCGTTCGTGTGGACTTCAATGTACCTTTGAACGAAGAAGGTAAAATTACTGACGATACTCGTATCCGTGGTGCACTGCCTACTTTGAAGAAAATCTTGGCAGACGGTGGCGCTTTGATTATCATGTCACACATGGGTAAGCCCAAAGGCAAAGTAAACGCTAAATATTCTTTGAGCCAGATTGTAGACGCTGTGGCTGCTGCACTGGGTACTCCGGTGAAATTTGCTCCGGACTGCGCAAAAGCTCAGGACGCTGCTGCTGCACTGAAACCGGGCGAAGTGCTGTTGCTGGAAAACCTGCGTTTCTATCCTGAAGAAGAAGGTAAACCTGTAGGCATCGAAAAAGAAGACCCTGCATACGAAGATGCAAAGAAAGAAATGAAAGCTCGTCAGAAAGAATTCGCCAAGACTCTGGCTTCTTACGCTGACTGCTACGTAATGGATGCATTCGGTACTGCTCACCGTAAACACGCTTCTACAGCTGTTATCGCTGACTACTTTGATGCAGACCACAAGATGCTGGGTTACCTGATGGAAAAAGAAGTACAAGCTGTTGACAATGTATTGAAAGACATCAAACGTCCGTTCACTGCCATCATGGGTGGTTCTAAAGTATCTACTAAAATCGGTATCATCGAAAACTTGATGGACAAGGTAGACAACCTGATTCTCTGCGGTGGTATGGCATTCACTTTTGCTAAAGCTCAGGGTGGTAAGATTGGTAACTCATTGGTAGAAGATGACAAACTGGATCTGGCTTTGGACATCATCGCAAAAGCGAAAGCAAAAGGTGTAAACTTGGTTCTGGGTTGCGACTGCATCGCTGCCGACAAGTTCGCTAACGACGCCAACACTCAGGTTTGCGACGACAAGAACATTCCTGACGGATGGATGGGTCTGGATGCAGGTCCTAAGACTCGCGAAGAGTTCAAGGCTGCCATCAAAGGTGCAAAGACTATCCTGTGGAACGGTCCTGCCGGTGTATTCGAGTTCGACAACTTCGCCGGTGGTTCTAAGGCAATCGCTGAAGCTATCGCTGAAGCAACTAAAGAAGGTGCCTTCTCACTGATTGGTGGTGGTGACTCTGTAGCTTGTATCAACAAATTCGGTATGGCCGACCAGGTTTCTTACATCTCTACAGGTGGTGGTGCTTTGCTGGAAGCTATCGAAGGTAAAGTTCTTCCGGGTATCGCTGCAATCCGCGGTGACAAATAA
- a CDS encoding response regulator transcription factor, with amino-acid sequence MIKIFIVDDSEIHLEGMKSILKRSDNLTVAATAQTPNEAKQLLRNEEYDLAILDISLEEETDGLDLARFIKATYPKMPIIILSHYKDIHYIIQSLKMQLNGYLAKDTQAEDLICAIQAVVQGKGFYFGNTISYNDIIKAFGGEENMKKRKPYELTDRELEVIQLLANGYTSKEIANELNIDRNTVETYKDRIKSKLDCKSAIEIVVFAYKNKLIH; translated from the coding sequence ATGATAAAAATATTCATTGTTGACGATTCAGAAATACATCTGGAAGGCATGAAAAGTATTCTTAAACGATCAGACAACTTAACTGTGGCAGCCACGGCACAAACGCCCAATGAAGCCAAACAACTGCTACGAAACGAAGAATATGATTTAGCTATTCTTGATATCAGCTTAGAAGAAGAAACAGACGGACTGGATCTAGCCCGCTTCATCAAAGCAACCTATCCGAAGATGCCCATCATCATTCTCTCACATTATAAAGATATACACTATATCATCCAGTCACTGAAAATGCAACTCAACGGATACTTGGCTAAAGACACACAGGCAGAAGACCTGATTTGTGCCATACAGGCTGTCGTACAAGGAAAAGGGTTCTACTTTGGCAATACAATCTCTTACAATGACATCATCAAGGCATTCGGAGGTGAAGAAAATATGAAAAAACGGAAACCGTATGAATTGACGGATAGGGAACTCGAAGTAATCCAACTGCTGGCCAACGGATACACCAGCAAAGAAATAGCAAACGAATTGAATATCGACCGTAATACGGTAGAAACCTACAAAGACAGAATAAAAAGCAAACTTGACTGTAAATCCGCGATTGAAATTGTAGTATTTGCCTACAAGAACAAACTTATTCATTAA